The nucleotide sequence CTTCCTCCTCCTGTGAGGATAACTCCTCCGGCAAGAAAGGATTTTTTTCCGGACTTGACGAGTTCCGCATCGACCATCTCAAAAATTTCTCTCATACGAGGTTCGATTACATGGACTAATTCTTCCCTCAGAACGGTTCTCGCAGGTCTTCCGCTGATAGGAGGGATCTCCACTGTTTCCGTAGGATCTATTTCTTCTAAAGAACAATGACCGAATCTTTTTTTCACAAGTTCTGCGGTTTCAATCGTGGTTTTTAAGCCGATGGAAAGATCGGAAGTCACATTATAACCGCCGAACGGGATCACGGAAGAATAGGCAATCCCTCCGTCCACATAAACGATCAGATCGCAGATACCTGCGCCTATATCCAGGACCGCTGTTCCCAGATCTTTTTCTCCGGAGGTTAAAACAGCATCGGAAGAAGCCAAACTGGAAAGGACCCTCGTCTCCTCCGCAAGGCCGGCTGCTTCAATACATTTTTCTAAATTATGAAGTGCTGTTAGACCTGCCGTGACTATATGTACTTCCGCTTCTAATCGTACTCCTGTCATTCCGATCGGGTCTTTGATGGAAGTTTGATCGTCTACGGAAAATTCTTTGGAAAGAACGTGTAAAATTTCCTGGTCCGCGGGAACTCGGACCGCTTGTGCGGCTTCTATCACTCTGACTATATCCGGCTCGGTCACCACTCTATCCCTATTGGTGATGGCAACCACTCCTTTGGAATTGTCCGCACGAACGGATTTGCCGGTAACATTTACCACAACATAACCGATCTCTTGGCCGCACATGAGTTCCGCTTCGCTCACTGCTTCTATGATGGAACGAGTAGTCGCTTCTATATTGATGATGGAACCGTTCTTGATCCCGGAAGAAGGGAACATCCCTGTTCCGATAATTTCAGTTTCGTATTCGGAGATAGGGCGTCCTACCACCACTTTTGTAAGTGCTGATCCCAGATCCAGAGAGACTATGATTCTTTCAGAAGATTCCATATTCTTAATGGTAGACCGCGTCTTCTCCCCGTATGTCCACTAGTTTGGGGCGGACTTTTTCTTTTTCAAGATATGCTAATACAGCGTATAACTTTCTGACCTGTTCCGTTTGGAATAATGTCCCTACCTGCACACGAACCGGAAGAGGAGTGTCTGCGTAGACAAAAATTTCTCCGTCTTCATGTAAGGATACTTCGGAGATCCTGGACTTCAGAGCGGGATAAGAACGAAATGCGTTCTCCACGGAAGTGTGAAGGTCCTTGAATGCTGCGCCTACCACTTCTCCTTTTTCTCTGGAGAATGTCCCGGAAAGAATTGTAAGTCCTTGGCTTCTTACATCATCCATGGAAAGGATCTTAAGTTCGGGATCTATCTCGAAAAGATGACCGTCGGAGTTCACGAGGTAATTCGGTTTTCTTTCGGTGATCTCTACGAGCAATTGGTCGTCCGTTTTTTTTTCCAAGTGAGCGGATTTGATTCTGGGATGTGAGGTAAGTCGGTGTTCCATTTGGCCGAGGTCGTAATTTTCGAAAGAGGTTCCCGGTTGGATACCCATGATCTGAACTATTTCTTCCGTTCTAAGAGTTTCGTGTCCTGTCAGTATGAGTTTATTCAACTCCTGGGGAAGGGAACCCCTTCTAAATCCCCAGCCTAAAGTGCTAGCCAATAGAAAGAGGAAGGCCAGAAGCCACCAACTCGTTCTTTTTTGAACGGATTCTTTCAAAAAGTCAATTATATTATGTCTCATAGGCGTTTGGAGAGGGTTTTTTCTTCCTTTCCCTTAGAATTATCGGGAATTTCTCTAAAAATTAGCCCATCTATTTTTGATTTGTTAGGGATTTAGTTGATCCGAATCCAAAGCCGAAGTTTCTAATAGAAGAAAGTATGAAATTCCCGATCCCTTCTCCCATACATCTAGGTTTCGTTTTCTTTTGTGCTTTTTTTGTTCTTCTTTACCAATCGGTGATCGAAAGATCCGGTTCCGAAGAAGATTATCCTTATACTTTAAAAATTTATTATCCAAAGTCCCAAGGTATACGCCCTGGAACTCCGGTCAGTATTTTAGGACTGGAAAGAGGGATCGTAAGAGAAGTGGATGTGGTTGGGATCGAAGAAGTTCCCGACAAAAGATTTTTGGATAAGAACAGGACAAAGGCGGTAGAGATCACGATCCGCCTAGCTGAACCTATCACACTGTATTCAAATTACGATATAAGTTTTAGGACTGCTACCGTACTTTCCGGAAGGACCATCGACATCAATCCTGGAAACGCTGAGGAAGATTCCAAGCAGGCGTTTTTTAAACCTACATACAAGGAAGAAGACGGTTTTCGTCCAGACTTCGCTCCTTCCGCCAGATACTATGACGACTTTTTTGCGGCTTCCACCGGCGTGATCCGAGAGAATAAAGAAGATATCAATCTGCTATTCGGGAACTTAAAAGAGATCTCTTACAAACTCAACGGAACTAGCGGATCGGTCCCTAGGTTTATCAACGATATAGATACGTACGACAACCTAGCCGAAACTTTGACGGACATGAGAATTTTAGGAGATGATGCCAGAAGGTACGTGGAAGGATACCGTAAGATGGAAAGAAGTGCACCTATTCCATTCTCCATTAATCTGTACAGAAGGACCACTTTGATTGGGGACATTTCCAGCGATTTCTATCTGGACCGACTTAAACCTCCTTGAAAAGACAAGGACAAACTAAGCCGTCCTGCCGATCCTAGTATCTATGAAAGTCGCAGTGATCCATGATTGGCTGAACGGAATGAGGGGTGGAGAGATCGTACTCGATTCCATCCTGAAAGTATTTCCGGATGCCGATCTATTTACCCTTTTTTATGAAAAAGGAAAATTAAACGAAAGGATCGAAAACAGAAGGATCATAACCGCATTCACCGATAGGCTCCCTTTCAAGTCCAAATACCGTTGGTATCTTCCTTTATTTCCGACCGCAATCGAATCCTTGGATCTTCGAGGGTATGATCTGATAGTATCTTCTTCTCATTGTGTTGCAAAAGGTGTGATCCCCGATCCTGATGCGATCCATATTAGTTATGTACATTCTCCAATGAGATACGTTTGGGATTTGTACTATGATTATTTTCCCGCCAGAAGCGGATTGAAGTTTTTTGCCTTCCAATTTGTTTCCAATTATCTTCGTACCTGGGACTCCGTTTCTTCCAATAGAGTGGATTCTTTTTTATGCAACTCGGAATTCGTTTCCAGAAGGATCCAAAAGTTTTATAGAAGGAATTCCAAGGTAGTTTATCCTCCTTGTTTGCCAAAAGGGTTTAAGGTTAAAACTGAGAAGAAGGAAAATTTCGATCTGATCGTTTCCGCATTTGCTCCATATAAACGGATCGATTTGGCAATAGAGGCATACAGAAAGAACGGGAGACCTCTAAAAATTTTAGGAAGCGGCCAAGAATATAAGAAACTCGTAAAAGAACTTCCGCCGAATGTGGAGATCTTGCCTCATAGGCCAAGGAATGAAGTGCAAGAGTATATGGCCAAGGCCAAAACATTCATTTTTCCCGGAATGGAAGATTTCGGGATCGCACCGGTTGAAGCGCAAGGCTATTGTACCCCTGTTTTGGCATTTGGAAAGGGAGGAGCCTTAGAGACGGTGGTCTCCGGAAAGACCGGGCTATTCTTCCGAGAGCAAACGGTCGAAGCATTGAACGCTAGCTTAGAGGAATCCGACCGAAAAGAATGGAAATCCAAGGACTTTCAGGCCTCGGTAAACCGTTTTACGGAGGAAAAATTCATCATCCAAATCCAAAAGACGGTCGAGACTATAAACAAGAACTCTGGAAAAAGGAGGGGCGTTTGATTACTTTACATAGATTGAAAGGAAATGAATTCGTTCTAAACGCCTCTCATATAGAATGTATCGAGGCCAATCCGGATACAACGATCACTTTGTCTAATGATAGAAAATATGTGGTCCAAGAAAGTATACCTGAAGTGATCGAAAAAATTTTGGAGTTCAAAAAACGAGTGCTGGTGTTTCCTTTTGGTTCCGCGCCGGATCAATTTAAGAGGGCAGATTAAACTACAATGGATATAGCTACAATCATAGGCTTCGGCTCCGCAATCGTAGTATTCACTTTCGGGGTTCTTTCCGCCGGACTAAATCCGATCGATATTGTGGACGTGCCTTCCGTATTGATCACATTCGGAGGAGCGACCGCTTGTACGGTTATGGCGGTCCCTTGGCAAAATACCTTAGACTTGGGAAAGGTAACTCGTAAGGCTTTTAGAGAAGAAAAAAGCGACCTCATAGGACTTATAAAAACTTTAGTATCCTTCTCCGAGAAAGCAAGAAGAGAGGGTCTACTCGCTTTGGAAGACGACGTGAACGAACTTCCGGAAGAATTTTTAAGAAAGGGAATCACCCTGGTCGTGGACGGTACAGACCCGGAACTTGTTCGGAATATTATGGAAACCGAAATGAGTAATATTGCCTCCAGACATAATGCCGGAAAATCCTGGTGGGAAAACTGGGGAGCTCTTGCTCCCGCATTCGGGATGATTGGAACTCTGATCGGATTGGTCCAAATGTTGAAGAACCTCGGATCGGGAGACGCGAGTGCGATCGGAACGGGAATGGCGGCCGCATTGATCACCACATTGTACGGATCCATGGGGGCGAATATCATAGCTATTCCCATTATGAAAAAGCTCATGCGTAAATCCTCGGACGAACTATTAATAAGACAGATCATGATAGAAGGTACACTCTCCATCCAATCCGGGGATAACCCTCGTATCGTGAAAGATAAACTCGCAAGTTATCTGCCACCTGGCGAACGCGGCGTATTAAAAGACGAAAACGATTAAGATTTATTTCGGTAGAAGAATATGGCAAAATCCAAATGTCCAGAATGTATCCAGAATATTCCAGAGTACATGCTTACTTATGGAGACATGGTTACACTTCTTCTTTGCTTCTTCATCATGTTGTATCGTACAGGTAAAACGAATGCGATAGAGATGC is from Leptospira sp. WS58.C1 and encodes:
- the ftsA gene encoding cell division protein FtsA — its product is MESSERIIVSLDLGSALTKVVVGRPISEYETEIIGTGMFPSSGIKNGSIINIEATTRSIIEAVSEAELMCGQEIGYVVVNVTGKSVRADNSKGVVAITNRDRVVTEPDIVRVIEAAQAVRVPADQEILHVLSKEFSVDDQTSIKDPIGMTGVRLEAEVHIVTAGLTALHNLEKCIEAAGLAEETRVLSSLASSDAVLTSGEKDLGTAVLDIGAGICDLIVYVDGGIAYSSVIPFGGYNVTSDLSIGLKTTIETAELVKKRFGHCSLEEIDPTETVEIPPISGRPARTVLREELVHVIEPRMREIFEMVDAELVKSGKKSFLAGGVILTGGGSLLEGIESLAEDVFRLTVTRARPAGLSGLSDKVSSPEFATAVGLIKYASRLGDMERKSQDRSETWGKKIRRWIEENL
- a CDS encoding cell division protein FtsQ/DivIB, with product MRHNIIDFLKESVQKRTSWWLLAFLFLLASTLGWGFRRGSLPQELNKLILTGHETLRTEEIVQIMGIQPGTSFENYDLGQMEHRLTSHPRIKSAHLEKKTDDQLLVEITERKPNYLVNSDGHLFEIDPELKILSMDDVRSQGLTILSGTFSREKGEVVGAAFKDLHTSVENAFRSYPALKSRISEVSLHEDGEIFVYADTPLPVRVQVGTLFQTEQVRKLYAVLAYLEKEKVRPKLVDIRGEDAVYH
- a CDS encoding MlaD family protein; this encodes MKFPIPSPIHLGFVFFCAFFVLLYQSVIERSGSEEDYPYTLKIYYPKSQGIRPGTPVSILGLERGIVREVDVVGIEEVPDKRFLDKNRTKAVEITIRLAEPITLYSNYDISFRTATVLSGRTIDINPGNAEEDSKQAFFKPTYKEEDGFRPDFAPSARYYDDFFAASTGVIRENKEDINLLFGNLKEISYKLNGTSGSVPRFINDIDTYDNLAETLTDMRILGDDARRYVEGYRKMERSAPIPFSINLYRRTTLIGDISSDFYLDRLKPP
- a CDS encoding glycosyltransferase gives rise to the protein MKVAVIHDWLNGMRGGEIVLDSILKVFPDADLFTLFYEKGKLNERIENRRIITAFTDRLPFKSKYRWYLPLFPTAIESLDLRGYDLIVSSSHCVAKGVIPDPDAIHISYVHSPMRYVWDLYYDYFPARSGLKFFAFQFVSNYLRTWDSVSSNRVDSFLCNSEFVSRRIQKFYRRNSKVVYPPCLPKGFKVKTEKKENFDLIVSAFAPYKRIDLAIEAYRKNGRPLKILGSGQEYKKLVKELPPNVEILPHRPRNEVQEYMAKAKTFIFPGMEDFGIAPVEAQGYCTPVLAFGKGGALETVVSGKTGLFFREQTVEALNASLEESDRKEWKSKDFQASVNRFTEEKFIIQIQKTVETINKNSGKRRGV
- a CDS encoding flagellar FlbD family protein, encoding MITLHRLKGNEFVLNASHIECIEANPDTTITLSNDRKYVVQESIPEVIEKILEFKKRVLVFPFGSAPDQFKRAD
- a CDS encoding motility protein A — encoded protein: MDIATIIGFGSAIVVFTFGVLSAGLNPIDIVDVPSVLITFGGATACTVMAVPWQNTLDLGKVTRKAFREEKSDLIGLIKTLVSFSEKARREGLLALEDDVNELPEEFLRKGITLVVDGTDPELVRNIMETEMSNIASRHNAGKSWWENWGALAPAFGMIGTLIGLVQMLKNLGSGDASAIGTGMAAALITTLYGSMGANIIAIPIMKKLMRKSSDELLIRQIMIEGTLSIQSGDNPRIVKDKLASYLPPGERGVLKDEND